A single Amphiprion ocellaris isolate individual 3 ecotype Okinawa chromosome 1, ASM2253959v1, whole genome shotgun sequence DNA region contains:
- the sinhcafl gene encoding SIN3-HDAC complex associated factor, like isoform X1 — translation MFGFHKSKIYRSNDGCCICKTKSSSSRFTDSSRYEETFRLCFGLSEDRVGDICNACVLLVKRWKKLPHGSKKNWNHVVDARAGPGFKMTKPKKIKNSDGKKKSKLRKLHKLKRQTDSDAHSTTSSVSPAQSPSYSNQSDDGSDIESKRRRSTPSIFSFLDRSYWKRQKVCCGIVYKGRFGEVIIDPRLFKPCCSSKKQKTLTSTQVATHMPDTLGPQLPEDMKETW, via the exons ATGTTTGGCTTCCATAAGTCAAAGATCTACCGGAGTAACGACGGCTGTTGCATTTGCAAGACCAAGTCCTCCAGTTCACGTTTCACAGACAGCAGCCGCTATGAAGAGACGTTCAGACTGTGTTTTGG GCTCTCAGAGGATCGTGTTGGAGACATTTGCAATGCATGTGTGTTACTGGTGAAAAGGTGGAAGAAGCTGCCTCATGGCTCCAAGAAGAACTGGAACCAT GTGGTGGATGCTCGAGCTGGTCCCGGATTTAAGATGACAAAACCCAAGAAGATCAAGAACAGCGACggaaagaagaaaagcaagCTAAGGAAGCTTCACAAGTTAAAGAGACAAA CAGACTCAGACGCCCACAGCACAACCTCCAGTGTGTCCCCAGCCCAGTCTCCCAGTTACAGCAACCAGTCAGATGATGGTTCAGACATCGAGTCCAAACGAAGACGCTCCACTCCTTCCATCTTCTCTTTCTTGGATCGCTCCTACTGGAAGAG GCAAAAGGTGTGCTGTGGAATTGTCTACAAAGGTCGGTTTGGAGAGGTGATTATCGATCCCCGACTTTTCAAGCCCTGCTGCAGTtccaaaaaacagaagacaCTGACGTCCACACAAGTGGCCACACACATGCCGGACACACTTGGTCCACAGCTCCCAGAAGACATGAAAGAAACCTGGTGA
- the sinhcafl gene encoding SIN3-HDAC complex associated factor, like isoform X2 encodes MFGFHKSKIYRSNDGCCICKTKSSSSRFTDSSRYEETFRLCFGLSEDRVGDICNACVLLVKRWKKLPHGSKKNWNHVVDARAGPGFKMTKPKKIKNSDGKKKSKLRKLHKLKRQNSDAHSTTSSVSPAQSPSYSNQSDDGSDIESKRRRSTPSIFSFLDRSYWKRQKVCCGIVYKGRFGEVIIDPRLFKPCCSSKKQKTLTSTQVATHMPDTLGPQLPEDMKETW; translated from the exons ATGTTTGGCTTCCATAAGTCAAAGATCTACCGGAGTAACGACGGCTGTTGCATTTGCAAGACCAAGTCCTCCAGTTCACGTTTCACAGACAGCAGCCGCTATGAAGAGACGTTCAGACTGTGTTTTGG GCTCTCAGAGGATCGTGTTGGAGACATTTGCAATGCATGTGTGTTACTGGTGAAAAGGTGGAAGAAGCTGCCTCATGGCTCCAAGAAGAACTGGAACCAT GTGGTGGATGCTCGAGCTGGTCCCGGATTTAAGATGACAAAACCCAAGAAGATCAAGAACAGCGACggaaagaagaaaagcaagCTAAGGAAGCTTCACAAGTTAAAGAGACAAA ACTCAGACGCCCACAGCACAACCTCCAGTGTGTCCCCAGCCCAGTCTCCCAGTTACAGCAACCAGTCAGATGATGGTTCAGACATCGAGTCCAAACGAAGACGCTCCACTCCTTCCATCTTCTCTTTCTTGGATCGCTCCTACTGGAAGAG GCAAAAGGTGTGCTGTGGAATTGTCTACAAAGGTCGGTTTGGAGAGGTGATTATCGATCCCCGACTTTTCAAGCCCTGCTGCAGTtccaaaaaacagaagacaCTGACGTCCACACAAGTGGCCACACACATGCCGGACACACTTGGTCCACAGCTCCCAGAAGACATGAAAGAAACCTGGTGA